The following proteins come from a genomic window of Theileria equi strain WA chromosome 2 map unlocalized gcontig_1105316255037, whole genome shotgun sequence:
- a CDS encoding hypothetical protein (encoded by transcript BEWA_036730A), translating into MRKILFFILGISFFAADCAKKQSAPAQRVLPDLTKFGGSYLVKVEYADNVPQVTCTGKKNVKTLKLAYGGDKIWEDKSKTCKSAVVLFGLAAPQLAVLEINGENKKVYRYHDGKQWKDGNESKHKKKLEELKTEAKDHPITPQQTSKPATPAASQAPPAQQVSQQPTGAPAVQQEGAQAKPGDAPVVKGQGQAVPQTPQGQPQANAQPPVKPKEEPKATEPTNKSPAQQGSKEENKPESVPEVKQEQNPATNLQGGAKKEQDEAKEQQPAAKPVTLSERAKKVDAKSFDVRESSSNGVPLLTCTPKDKKKPTKLVYGDETIWSGNKSVLFLSALIYFKGDKPYVVTLSKKENGKDHTLFLHKDETGKWVNDKNKHAEKLKELQDAARPKESPEAVKDNVEEKVRSAPEQEVKLQQAQNIGSLPDPKSRQFKRHCKHKMHDDDDDPPTPSHDNFKVDESLFNVENGQEDGVPVLKLTAKDGTSTNKLTFDGVSLWQGRNAGDSCSVATFYLGPNNDPVGASYRFKRENDGKTVEGYRQFSDGNWSQVKKDDLTKLLEEVKQAPEMSDEDTTPIQIDLLDLKSKADSTLFDADGDYEGEFPVLRLTPKTGVTAGKLTFNGQTLWTCQGPSDACLSAIFYLGTSGPVAATYTVKGRKVFETYRKFSGGQWTSVNKEGLDELLEELKKDLGRIREHCTWEKLVKAAPDEKDGLLDTEDPSDPESKEIDRDCTETKHDDIPPDLKSKVDASLFDLESSLENDLPVLKLKAKEGTSTNKLTFDNLTVWESSDPRDSCSSATFYLRPNNDPVAALYRFYRGSDGATVEGYRKLVDGKWEILKKDDLTKFLEEVKQTSEMDDDTSQPTVEGSMPDPESRKFHRQCRPRMHDDDNPPTPSHEDFKVDESLFKAENGKDEGLNVIKLTAKDDAKPNKLTFAGKDVWKAQNDGDSCSVATFYLGPNNDLVAAKFTYKKADDKLGVGYRKHSSDGWEFIKSDAFQKLLQEVRSQQAQNIGALPDPGSRTIHKKCTPRMHDDDDPPTPSHDSFKVDESLFNVEEGQENGLRTLKLTAKDGTSTNKLTFGGFTVWEAQNGTDLCSVATFYLGQNNNPVAAKFTYKKADDKLGVGYRKHSNYKWEFIKSDAFQELLKETGETLGEFKDDCTPTKHDNPPTVEGSMPGPGSKEIKIDCTRKMHDDDNPPESGSIPDPGEIKRKCTPRQRDDNPPAVEGSMPDPESRKFHRQCKHKMHDDDDPPTPSHEDFKVDESLFKAENGKDEGLNVIKLTAKDDAKPNNLTFDGKDVWECQNGTDLCSAATFYLGPDNNPVAAKFTYKKADNKLGVGYRKLSNGKWEYIKGDTFKNLLQETKEKPREFRNDCTKNMHGDNPQLAAMPGGPSEDPMEIQRRCSKRRKPTTEAELKKKYDSLATTSTLDIHGKVDNNTTVFNKNTSDGTILMAFSSKEGHYFNNVVQGSITVWTAENGEKCTSVNHRRTKPEEIIRVFVRTPTAFKRLYYRSGDNKWTKIQRHEYFNRLKLAQNTSSPDHKPAPKHDDLDDVIHDEEADEEEEEKEQEEYADV; encoded by the coding sequence atgaggaaaattctcttcttcatattGGGTATTTCATTTTTCGCGGCAGATTGTGCCAAGAAGCAGAGCGCCCCCGCTCAGCGCGTTCTTCCAGATCTCACAAAGTTTGGAGGCTCGTACCTCGTCAAAGTCGAGTATGCCGACAATGTGCCGCAGGTTACCTGCACAGGCAAGAAAAACGTTAAAACACTAAAGTTGGCGTACGGAGGAGATAAAATTTGGGAGGATAAGAGCAAGACGTGCAAATCAGCTGTGGTCCTTTTCGGCCTCGCTGCCCCGCAGTTGGCCGTACTCGAGATAAACGGTGAGAATAAAAAGGTTTAcagataccatgatggaAAGCAGTGGaaagatggtaatgagAGCAAGCATAAGAAGAAACTTGAGGAGCTCAAGACGGAAGCAAAAGATCATCCCATAACTCCCCAGCAGACTTCCAAGCCGGCAACTCCAGCTGCTTCACAGGCTCCACCTGCTCAACAGGTTAGTCAGCAACCAACGGGAGCTCCTGCTGTTCAACAAGAAGGGGCACAGGCCAAGCCAGGAGATGCTCCGGTTGTCAAGGGACAAGGTCAAGCTGTTCCGCAGACTCCTCAGGGGCAACCACAGGCGAATGCACAGCCACCAGTCAagcctaaggaagaacCCAAGGCTACTGAGCCAACCAATAAGTCACCGGCTCAACAAGGTAGTAAAGAGGAGAATAAACCAGAGTCTGTTCCTGAAGTTAAGCAGGAACAAAATCCAGCTACAAATCTCCAGGGTGGTGCCAAGAAAGAGCAAGACGAAGCTAAAGAACAACAACCAGCAGCTAAGCCTGTAACTCTGAGTGAACGTGCTAAAAAGGTTGATGCAAAGTCGTTTGATGTGAGAGAATCTAGCTCTAATGGAGTGCCACTTTTGACATGCACACCAAAGGATAAGAAGAAGCCTACAAAGCTTGTTTATGGTGACGAAACCATATGGAGCGGAAACAAAAGCGTACTGTTCTTATCGGCTTTAATCtactttaaaggagataaaCCATATGTTGTAACATTGAGCaagaaagaaaatggaaaggatCACactctcttcctccataagGATGAAACGGGAAAATGGGTTAATGACAAGAATAAACATGCAGAAAAGCTCAAGGAACTTCAAGATGCCGCTAGACCAaaagaatctccagaagcaGTCAAAGATAATGTAGAAGAGAAGGTAAGGTCTGCCCCTGAACAAGAAGTGAAGCTTCAACAGGCACAAAACATTGGATCTTTACCCGATCCAAAGTCTAGGCAATTTAAAAGACACTGTAAACATAAGATGCATGATGACGACGATGACCCACCAACTCCATCTCACGACAACTTCAAGGTAGACGAATCTCTATTCaatgtagagaatggacAAGAAGACGGTGTTCCAGTTCTTAAACTCACAGCCAAGGATGGTACATCTACTAACAAGCTCACATTTGATGGTGTATCACTATGGCAAGGTAGAAATGCTGGTGATTCATGTTCAGTAGCTACTTTCTACCTTGGACCAAACAATGACCCAGTAGGTGCTTCTTACAGATTCAAGAGAGAAAATGATGGCAAGACAGTAGAAGGTTACCGCCAATTCTCAGATGGCAACTGGTCCCAAGTTAAGAAGGACGACCTCACCAAGCTACTCGAGGAAGTTAAACAAGCACCAGAGATGAGTGATGAAGATACAACCCCAATCCAAATTGATCTTTTGGACCTAAAGTCCAAAGCAGACTCTACTCTATTTGACGCAGATGGAGATTATGAAGGCGAATTTCCAGTTTTAAGGTTGACACCTAAGACTGGAGTTACGGCTGGAAAACTTACATTTAATGGTCAGACACTTTGGACATGTCAGGGTCCCAGTGATGCATGTTTGTCGGCTATCTTCTACCTGGGAACAAGTGGACCTGTAGCTGCTACATACACTGTTAAGGGAAGAAAGGTATTCGAAACCTATCGTAAATTTTCAGGTGGACAATGGACTTCAGTAAATAAGGAAGGACTTGATGAGTTACTTGAAGAACTCAAAAAAGACCTCGGAAGAATTAGAGAACACTGCACATGGGAAAAACTCGTTAAAGCTGCACctgatgaaaaggatggcCTGTTAGACACGGAAGACCCATCAGATCCGGAATCTAAAGAAATTGATCGAGACTGCACTGAAACTAAGCACGACGATATTCCACCTGATCTCAAATCCAAGGTCGATGCCTCCCTATTCGACCTAGAGAGCTCTCTTGAAAATGATCTTCCAGTTCTTAAACTCAAGGCTAAGGAAGGTACTTCTACTAACAAGCTCACGTTCGACAATTTGACAGTTTGGGAGAGTAGTGATCCAAGGGATAGTTGTTCTTCAGCGACGTTCTATCTCAGACCAAATAATGACCCAGTGGCAGCCTTGTACAGATTCTACAGAGGAAGTGATGGTGCAACAGTAGAAGGCTATCGCAAGCttgtagatggaaaatgggagattctcaagaaggatgacCTCACCAAGTTTCTTGAAGAAGTTAAACAAACATCGGAGATGGATGATGATACCTCACAACCTACAGTCGAAGGATCCATGCCAGATCCAGAGTCTAGGAAATTTCATAGGCAGTGTAGACCCAGAATGCACGATGATGACAATCCACCAACTCCATCCCATGAAGACTTCAAAGTTGACGAATCCCTATTCAAAGCTGAGAACggaaaagatgaaggtcTTAATGTTATAAAGTTGACTGCCAAGGATGACGCTAAGCCGAATAAACTTACCTTTGCTGGTAAAGATGTATGGAAGGCTCAGAATGATGGTGATTCATGTTCAGTAGCTACTTTCTACCTTGGACCAAACAATGACCTAGTTGCTGCTAAATTTACTTATAAGAAGGCTGATGATAAATTGGGTGTAGGTTATCGTAAACATTCTAGTGATGGTTGGgaatttatcaaaagtgATGCATTCCAGAAGCTGCTTCAGGAAGTGAGATCTCAACAGGCACAGAATATTGGAGCACTACCAGATCCCGGCTCTAGGACAATTCACAAGAAATGCACACCCAGAATGCACGATGACGATGACCCACCAACTCCATCTCACGACAGCTTCAAAGTTGATGAATCCTTGTTCAATGTTGAAGAGGGACAAGAGAATGGCCTTAGAACTCTCAAGCTCACAGCCAAGGATGGTACATCTACTAACAAGCTCACATTTGGAGGTTTTACAGTTTGGGAGGCTCAGAATGGCACTGATTTATGTTCAGTAGCAACATTTTACCTGGGACAAAATAATAACCCGGTGGCTGCTAAATTTACTTATAAGAAGGCTGATGATAAATTGGGTGTAGGTTATCGCAAACACTCTAACTACAAGTGGgaatttatcaaaagtgATGCATTCCAGGAGTTACTTAAAGAGACTGGAGAAACACTTGGAGAATTTAAAGATGACTGCACTCCAACTAAACATGACAATCCACCCACAGTCGAAGGATCCATGCCAGGTCCTGGATCCAAGGAAATTAAAATAGACTGTACACGCAAGATGCACGATGATGACAATCCACCTGAATCAGGGTCCATACCTGACCCTGGGGAAATCAAAAGGAAATGTACACCACGTCAGCGTGACGACAATCCACCTGCAGTCGAAGGATCCATGCCAGATCCAGAGTCTAGGAAATTTCATAGGCAGTGTAAACATAAGATGCATGATGACGATGATCCACCAACTCCATCCCATGAAGACTTCAAAGTTGACGAATCCCTATTCAAAGCTGAGAACggaaaagatgaaggtcTTAATGTTATAAAGTTGACTGCCAAGGATGACGCTAAGCCGAATAACCTTACCtttgatggtaaagatgTCTGGGAATGTCAGAATGGCACTGATTTATGCTCAGCAGCAACATTTTATCTCGGACCAGACAATAACCCAGTGGCTGCTAAATTTACTTATAAGAAGGCTGATAACAAGTTGGGTGTGGGCTATCGTAAACTTTCTAATGGCAAGTGGGAATATATCAAAGGTGATACATTCAAGAACTTACTTCAGGAGACTAAAGAAAAACCTAGGGAATTTCGCAATGACTGTACAAAAAATATGCACGGTGATAATCCGCAACTAGCAGCTATGCCAGGAGGACCTTCGGAAGATCCCATGGAGATTCAAAGAAGATGCAGTAAAAGAAGGAAACCAACGACTGAGGCTGAGCTAAAGAAAAAATACGATTCACTGGCAACGACAAGCACCCTTGATATTCATGGAAAGGTTGATAATAACACGACAGTTTTCAACAAGAATACATCTGATGGTACGATTCTCATGGCATTCAGTTCAAAGGAAGGTCACTACTTTAACAATGTGGTTCAGGGTAGCATTACCGTATGGACTGCtgaaaatggtgaaaagtGCACCTCTGTCAATCACAGGCGTACTAAGCCAGAAGAAATTATCAGAGTTTTTGTGAGAACTCCGACAGCTTTCAAGAGACTCTATTACCGTAGTGGTGATAATAAATGGACCAAAATTCAGAGACATGAGTACTTTAATAGACTCAAGTTAGCCCAAAATACATCTAGTCCAGACCACAAACCAGCTCCAAAGCATGACGATTTGGATGATGTTATACACGATGAAGAAGcagatgaagaggaagaagaaaaagaacaagaagAATATGCAGACGTTTAG
- a CDS encoding conserved hypothetical protein (encoded by transcript BEWA_036740A) → MNSAMLRTFALCCTLLLFNINAILPCKGSKDLDIDITKPASSSIDVFERKPYGIPAKVYVAKDGYRMTSVVDGENLLWRHSGSHSCSHAVVTLKDDGSLGSANVYLVDGDGEKKCLYFSKNAGTWTETKEEDFYDAFHQMVLRKTVFESIEIDIEKRETCSTYFVTNSPNFPFLVYVPNVGYRISKIFNGMLIWEAKDVNERCMYLSLYPKDEPKLAYLIVSSWCGKENLYLHKINYEWVPVQEDEYKSALEKYGLDVSTFDNRVTMDISNVDHELFEPSIFPVHKRMYPLYIPSPGHTLVKVVDGDKILWESSDGEYCLHANISELEGGDRIVYIFVYGPKTGRQIFYFRRQDNQWRTVDLHEYSAVLTGRDDPMYTHKGNGKIIMGSFKNRQGLRLTSYASKVENAKGDFIMIHGIRGGFIPDFCASNMTWNYERYGYDLSPAVNPLGGYTAPPEFPNADKYRYIFQDPLTHGNPLELSPRYEYEGGILEAINRLGYNAYGFDLQSHGLSDSAQGIRCHTKNFKDYVYDVLQFISIVKRGKFGDPSETWDETLVYGSHKLERRTVLYANSMGGNLIIQAAQEFYKHANEETKLVDGLISTAGMLNIDCHIYNWKKVISLYILKVIAPIIPRKINPYEDLLNYGGNFELFLRYCDPLQYTHRATFGTIDSLFKACDYTNDRNNMKYYPRNLPTLIIHSKGDQMCDIKGPRRMVDKYFKNNKNVTFVELEGSFHFLSSPQSVSSVLPYFGKWLNGLSTKPSLSGNEVSISSEL, encoded by the coding sequence ATGAATTCCGCAATGTTACGGACATTTGCACTCTGTTGTACTTTACTCTTGTTCAATATTAACGCCATTTTGCCCTGCAAAGGGTCCAAGGATCTCGATATCGACATCACCAAGCCTGCTTCCTCATCCATTGACGTGTTTGAAAGGAAGCCTTACGGGATACCTGCGAAGGTGTACGTTGCAAAGGATGGCTACAGGATGACTTCAGTGGTAGATGGAGAGAATCTCCTATGGAGACATTCCGGCAGCCATTCCTGTAGTCACGCCGTTGTAACTCTGAAAGACGATGGGTCGCTAGGCTCCGCCAATGTTTACCTGGTGGACGGCGATGGTGAGAAGAAATGCCTCTACTTTTCCAAGAATGCTGGAACATGGACAGAgacaaaggaagaagactttTACGACGCATTCCACCAAATGGTACTACGAAAGACGGTCTTTGAGTCCATTGAGATTGACATTGAAAAGAGAGAGACTTGTTCCACGTACTTTGTCACAAACTCTCCCAACTTTCCATTCCTCGTATACGTTCCAAACGTCGGTTATCGCATATCGAAAATCTTCAACGGCATGTTAATTTGGGAAGCAAAGGATGTAAATGAGAGGTGTATGTATCTGTCGCTGTACCCAAAGGATGAGCCGAAACTGGCATATCTCATAGTCTCTAGTTGGTGTGGTAAAGAGAATCTATACCTCCACAAGATAAACTATGAATGGGTGCCCGTACAGGAAGACGAGTACAAAAGTGCTTTGGAGAAGTATGGACTGGATGTATCCACATTTGACAATAGGGTGACGatggatatatcaaatgTTGATCACGAGCTGTTTGAACCCTCGATTTTCCCCGTCCACAAGCGCATGTACCCCCTCTACATACCGTCCCCGGGGCATACACTTGTCAAGGTGGTAGATGGGGACAAGATTCTCTGGGAGTCATCCGATGGAGAATATTGTCTGCATGCCAACATTTCCGAACTCGAGGGAGGGGATAGAATCGTGTATATCTTTGTATATGGCCCCAAAACTGGACGGCAGATCTTTTACTTTAGGAGACAGGACAACCAGTGGAGAACTGTGGATTTGCACGAGTATTCAGCTGTTCTTACTGGCAGAGATGATCCAATGTACACCCACAAGGGTAACGGTAAAATCATCATGGGAAGCTTTAAGAATAGGCAAGGCCTCAGACTCACAAGTTACGCCTCCAAGGTTGAGAATGCCAAGGGAGACTTCATCATGATTCACGGCATCCGTGGAGGATTCATACCTGACTTTTGTGCGTCAAATATGACCTGGAACTATGAGCGTTATGGATACGACCTTTCACCAGCTGTGAATCCTTTGGGTGGATACACAGCCCCTCCAGAGTTTCCCAATGCTGACAAGTACAGATACATTTTTCAAGACCCATTGACCCATGGTAATCCTCTGGAACTCTCGCCAAGATACGAGTACGAGGGCGGTATTCTAGAAGCAATAAACAGACTAGGCTATAATGCATACGGATTTGATCTGCAGTCTCACGGTCTCTCAGATTCCGCTCAGGGCATCAGATGCCATAccaaaaactttaaagACTATGTCTATGATGTGCTTCAGTTTATTAGTATTGTAAAGAGgggtaaatttggagatcCTAGTGAAACATGGGACGAGACGCTGGTATACGGATCCCACAAGCTGGAGAGGAGGACCGTACTGTATGCCAATTCTATGGGAGGCAATCTGATAATTCAGGCTGCACAGGAATTCTACAAGCACGCCAATGAGGAGACCAAGTTGGTAGACGGTCTAATTTCCACTGCTGGAATGCTCAACATTGACTGCCACATTTACAATTGGAAAAAGGTGATTTCCTTGTACATATTAAAGGTAATCGCACCCATTATACCTAGAAAAATAAATCCATACGAGGATCTCTTGAACTATGGCGGAAATTTTGAGCTTTTCCTGAGATACTGTGACCCACTGCAGTACACCCATAGGGCCACATTTGGGACTATCGACTCCCTATTCAAAGCATGCGACTACACAAACGACAGAAATAACATGAAGTACTATCCTAGAAATCTTCCAACGCTCATTATTCACTCCAAGGGAGATCAGATGTGTGACATCAAGGGGCCAAGAAGAATGGTTGACAAGTACTTTAAGAACAACAAGAACGTAACATTTGTAGAACTAGAGGGATCATTTCACTTTTTAAGCTCTCCACAGTCTGTATCATCGGTATTACCATACTTTGGCAAGTGGCTGAATGGGCTGTCCACAAAGCCATcactttctggaaatgaagTTTCAATCTCTAGCGAGTTGTAA
- a CDS encoding conserved hypothetical protein (encoded by transcript BEWA_036750A) — MTDSTSAEQTQKGNVGLKRAAAFLAGLSLYQMPHAAISAGNFTVGRFQIPQKYVGLYINRMIISYRIFSLVGITITTAYEQFNGPHIPLLNIGLFVLVALSHITLFLTYCSGGAQGHITLYYWIVVVVALIIGMCFVFSVKLASNEIIYLLAALPISGILASSYHISFIVISEYFNLSNIYYWLVFWQLICAISLISVTTVIWAFAYGSENKPEGPAGEEGSSSSSGSSGSSGGSQPQQQVQEAEGFSIALYNALSPLLLVAFGYGIQNMFYPSVAPYKIIGIDRGYKIDVAVLFTSAVPPLLFLYLISKGRGPDRPWTTGDAPWWHGAWAFFGIEVMCGILFFSTLHYPNSALPRSIRNSIWGLGFFTVLYDFSAQMTRCIGSNGVDKQKGKSAAKMNTLNSFLYSFTQVIFAFLGDGYIRTYRQAEESSDLWPTAHYTNKRAFWFWTWSTTKVACKTLKGAFSTDVRAEILVKKEHLFIVYEDGPPEGDPFFDLPFIRKKEESLDNHSFKGAYIFH; from the coding sequence ATGACTGATAGCACTTCAGCGGAACAGACACAGAAAGGCAATGTCGGCCTAAAGAGAGCAGCAGCCTTTTTGGCTGGTCTGTCCCTGTACCAGATGCCTCATGCTGCAATATCAGCTGGTAACTTTACAGTAGGAAGATTTCAGATTCCTCAGAAATATGTTGGCCTGTACATCAACAGGATGATTATATCTTATAGGATCTTCTCATTGGTTGGGATTACAATTACTACGGCCTATGAACAGTTTAATGGACCTCATATTCCATTACTGAACATCGGACTGTTCGTGCTTGTTGCACTATCCCACATAACCTTGTTTCTTACATATTGTTCAGGAGGAGCTCAGGGTCACATTACACTATACTACTGGATTGTTGTCGTAGTGGCTCTTATCATCGGAATGTGCTTTGTCTTCAGTGTTAAGTTGGCCAGTAATGAAATCATTTACCTTCTCGCGGCACTGCCCATATCCGGAATTCTGGCATCCTCCTATCACATATCGTTCATTGTCATTTCTGAGTATTTTAACTTATCAAATATATACTACTGGTTGGTATTCTGGCAGTTGATATGTGCGATATCGTTGATATCTGTGACTACCGTGATATGGGCATTTGCGTATGGAAGTGAGAATAAACCTGAAGGACCTGCTGGTGAAGAAGGCTCTAGTAGTTCTAGTGGTAGTTCTGGAAGTAGTGGTGGTAGTCAACCTCAACAACAAGTTCAGGAAGCTGAGGGTTTCTCTATAGCGTTGTACAATGCCCTATCTCCACTATTATTGGTTGCATTTGGGTATGGTATACAGAACATGTTCTACCCATCAGTAGCTCCGTATAAAATCATTGGCATAGACAGAGGTTACAAGATCGATGTTGCAGTTTTATTCACGAGTGCTGTACCACCATtgttattcttgtacctTATATCCAAAGGAAGAGGTCCAGACAGGCCATGGACTACTGGAGATGCTCCGTGGTGGCATGGTGCCTGGGCGTTTTTTGGAATAGAGGTGATGTGTGGAATACTATTCTTTTCCACCTTGCATTACCCAAATAGTGCTCTACCAAGAAGTATAAGAAATAGCATTTGGGGTCTCGGATTCTTCACAGTACTCTACGATTTCTCCGCACAGATGACTAGATGTATAGGAAGTAACGGAGTTGATAAACAGAAGGGTAAATCCGCTGCTAAGATGAATACACTCAACTCCTTTTTGTACTCATTCACACAAGTCATCTTTGCCTTCCTTGGAGACGGATATATTAGAACATATCGCCAAGCAGAGGAAAGTTCAGATTTATGGCCAACCGCTCACTACACCAATAAAAGAGCATTCTGGTTCTGGACCTGGAGTACAACAAAAGTGGCTTGTAAAACGCTAAAAGGTGCCTTTAGTACAGATGTTAGGGCTGAGATTCTTGTTAAAAAGGAGCATCTATTTATTGTATATGAAGATGGTCCACCTGAGGGTGATCCCTTCTTTGATCTACCATTCATTCGCAAGAAGGAAGAGTCTCTAGATAATCACAGTTTCAAGGGAGCATACATTTTTCACTAG
- a CDS encoding conserved hypothetical protein (encoded by transcript BEWA_036760A) — MGSDGLKKFTAFLSGLALYQLPHIAFSASRYTLVRFQVPSVYVGLFINRMIIAFRIFTLITVGLATVYDQCKWPGIIPVGKASVIFLAASLTSILFVYCVGGEQGYLTLYYWTICISSLVLGACFVFVVKIVSSEIVYLMAALPITGIIVSSYHLAFLMITNYITVSDIPFWIVFWQIIIGITIVSLTVVMLYASYGDKPTVRGYENLWEAVTGLIKLGLDITGKTLELAGKVFCGSNTSCSCGTGGCDGQNDNFMTALGKAWSPLLLVALGYGIHNAFYPSVAPYKLTRMTEGYNIELTVLFTSAIPPLIIIVLKERGMGPNKPWNTSGWHWSWLFFLCQILCAVIFLWCLHFPWWAISKAVKGSTVLLGFLTVTYDFCAQCTRNIGTSGASVQGCKENSSMGTLNLFFCSVTQVIFAFLGDGYLRAYSSGEMDRDNWPTKHYGNFRALRYWIWTATKISFGNIGTAFTSDVRGAIQTKKDFLYILYTDDTDNSRKPPKTKDPKVMKIVHGI; from the coding sequence ATGGGTAGCGATGGGCTGAAGAAGTTCACGGCATTCCTGTCTGGACTGGCCTTGTACCAGCTCCCTCATATAGCATTCTCTGCTAGCAGGTACACGCTGGTGAGGTTCCAGGTTCCATCGGTATACGTGGGTCTCTTTATCAACAGGATGATTATCGCATTCAGGATCTTTACTCTCATCACCGTTGGACTTGCAACAGTCTATGATCAATGTAAATGGCCAGGAATTATACCAGTAGGAAAGGCAAGTGTTATATTCCTAGCAGCATCATTGACATCCATACTCTTTGTCTACTGCGTTGGAGGGGAACAGGGCTATCTCACcctctactactggactatTTGTATCTCTTCTCTGGTACTTGGAGCCTGCtttgtttttgtggtaAAGATCGTGTCGAGTGAGATTGTATACCTTATGGCTGCTTTGCCCATAACTGGTATCATAGTATCGTCATATCACCTTGCCTTCTTGATGATCACCAACTACATTACAGTCTCTGACATTCCATTCTGGATCGTCTTTTGGCAGATTATCATTGGGATCACAATAGTTAGTTTGACTGTTGTCATGCTTTACGCATCCTATGGTGATAAGCCAACTGTAAGAGGCTATGAAAACCTGTGGGAAGCAGTAACTGGACTTATCAAGCTTGGACTAGATATAACAGGTAAAACGCTTGAACTGGCTGGAAAGGTTTTTTGTGGTAGTAACACTAGTTGCAGTTGCGGTACTGGTGGATGTGATGGTCAGAACGATAACTTCATGACAGCCCTGGGAAAAGCTTGGTCGCCTCTTTTGCTGGTAGCTTTGGGTTATGGTATTCACAACGCCTTTTATCCTTCTGTTGCCCCTTATAAACTTACCAGAATGACAGAGGGCTATAACATAGAATTGACTGTTTTATTCACCAGTGCTATACCGCCATTGATTATCATAGTCTTGAAGGAGAGGGGTATGGGTCCAAACAAACCATGGAATACTTCTGGATGGCACTGGTCTTGGCTATTTTTCTTATGCCAAATTCTCTGTGCAGTGATATTCCTTTGGTGCCTTCATTTCCCATGGTGGGCTATATCAAAAGCGGTAAAGGGTAGCACGGTACTCTTAGGTTTTCTCACCGTTACATATGATTTTTGTGCTCAGTGTACCAGAAATATTGGAACGAGCGGAGCTTCTGTGCAAGGTTGTAAAGAGAATTCAAGCATGGGTACATTAAACCTGTTCTTTTGTTCTGTCACACAAGTCATCTTTGCGTTTCTAGGAGATGGTTATCTCAGAGCCTACTCCAGTGGAGAGATGGATAGAGACAATTGGCCCACCAAACACTATGGTAACTTTAGGGCATTACGATATTGGATTTGGACAGCCACCAAAATTTCATTTGGCAATATAGGAACTGCCTTTACCAGTGATGTTAGAGGAGCAATTCAGACCAAGAAGGATTTTCTCTATATTTTATATACTGATGATACTGATAATAGTAGAAAACCTCCTAAGACGAAAGATCCTAAGGTCATGAAGATAGTTCACGGTATTTAA